One Siniperca chuatsi isolate FFG_IHB_CAS linkage group LG5, ASM2008510v1, whole genome shotgun sequence DNA window includes the following coding sequences:
- the kazald3 gene encoding kazal-type serine peptidase inhibitor domain 3 — translation MPGIGGLVLLSLCLNLRTCRGFPHQLPDLSDEPPGQFSLTDPLLDYDRLDEELGGGGRRSWNGTGGAEGCGPCEPDLCPENRGCRAGLVLDSCGCCKECGNLEGQACDPGDRSVFYGLCGTGLRCQADPRPAGGEEEEEEEEEVCVCAEQEAVCGSDGVTYMNMCQFRETAFSKPELKTRGRGPCKTVPIIKVPPHSQVNGTGSSLVFLCEVFAFPMALVEWRKEGRDVVLPGDDPHISVQSRGGPLKFELSSWLQIEGAGPEDSGTYRCIARNNMGSVSASAVLGVLGAEELSSYLANSQSEMKQLMDATDYDRDFY, via the exons ATGCCGGGGATCGGAGGACTAGTTCTTCTGAGTCTCTGTCTAAACCTCCGCACATGCCGGGGCTTCCCACACCAGCTGCCCGACCTCAGCGACGAGCCGCCCGGCCAGTTCTCCCTCACCGACCCGCTGCTGGACTACGACCGGCTGGATGAGGAGCTGGGAGGCGGCGGGCGGCGGAGCTGGAACGGGACCGGCGGGGCGGAGGGCTGCGGGCCGTGTGAGCCGGACCTGTGTCCGGAGAACCGGGGCTGCCGGGCCGGCCTGGTGCTGGACTCCTGCGGCTGCTGTAAGGAGTGCGGGAACCTGGAGGGCCAAGCCTGCGACCCGGGGGACCGCAGCGTCTTCTACGGGCTCTGCGGGACCGGGCTGCGGTGTCAGGCGGATCCGCGGCCcgcaggaggagaagaggaggaggaggaggaggaggaggtgtgtgtgtgtgcggagcAGGAGGCGGTGTGTGGCAGCGATGGAGTAACATACATGAACATGTGCCAGTTCAGAGAGACCGCTTTCTCCAAACCAGAACTCAAGACCAGAGGGAGGGGGCCCTGCAAGACAG TTCCCATCATTAAGGTTCCTCCTCACAGTCAGGTGAATGGGACCGGCAGCAGTCTGGTGTTCCTCTGCGAGGTCTTTGCGTTTCCCATGGCTCTGGTTGAGTGGAGGAAGGAGGGACGAGACGTCGTTCTGCCCGGAGATGACCCCCACATCTCAGTCCAG TCTCGGGGCGGCCCTCTGAAATTCGAGCTCTCCAGTTGGCTGCAGATTGAGGGGGCCGGGCCGGAGGACTCTGGAACCTATCGCTGCATCGCTCGTAACAACATGGGCTCTGTGTCGGCCTCTGCTGTGCTGGGAGTACTGGgagcag AGGAGCTGTCGTCCTACCTGGCCAATAGTCAGTCAGAGATGAAGCAGCTGATGGACGCCACAGACTACGACCGGGACTTTTACTGA